The nucleotide window GCAGATAAGCACGAACTGCCGGACCATTAGCCAGCACTTCAATTTGATAAGTTTCCTTATTTTGATGCAGCCAATCCAGCATATTGCGGACATTGCCCAACGCCATCGCCCAGTGCTCCATTTCATCAACGTGAAAAATTACGTTCATTTCTTCGCCTTCTTTCTGTGTCTTATTGTATCACAATTGGTATAAAACACAGTGAAGTTGCATCTTTCAGACCACTTTAAGCCTTGCAGTTTTTAATATGGGCTTTCAGTTTTTTCATTGCCCAATCATAATGACTGGATGTGCAGCTGATAAAATAAGAACCAAGTGTACTGCCTCCGACCCAGGAATAGCTGCCTTTGGCAAACAACTGTTCATTCGTTAACGTTTCAGCCAGAGCGACCACTTCTTTATGTGACTGATCCAACTGCAGCTTAGCCTGTTTTAGCGTCGTCGCCTGATGCTTTTTCCAAAATCCGACATTCATCACCCCATAGGTCTTCCAATTATAGGGTTCCGGAATAAACGGCTTCGGATCACCGCTTTGATTGGCGGCATACCAGTTCAGCAGAAGCTGATGCCATTCGTAAAGATGGATAAGCACATCTTTTAAGTTCTGATCCCGTTTCCAGTGGGCTTCTTTTTTCTTCTCATCCTGTTCAAAATGAAAAGGCGTATTCAGCTCCGTTTCCGTCATCGTGCTGATCAGGTTCAGCAGTTTATCATAATTGGTATTCGCGGCTGCAATCAGATCTTGTTTTGTTGTTGGTCGGCTCATATCATTTCCTCATGCGTTCTGCCTGCAGAACGTCTTTCTTTTTATAAGTCTATCATACAAGTTAATACTTGACATCTGCATGTCAGATTTAATTAAAAATTATAAACTAATACTTCCTGCTTTCCTAAGAAAAAAAGGAATCCGCATCCGGTCTCCTTCTTTCTGTTCTTTGAAGATCTGTTCCCCATTTACAGATCACTGCCGCGGCTGGCAATCACTTTTTGATACCAGTAAAAAGAATCTTTTCGATATCGGTTTTTTGAGCCATGACCCAGATCATCCTGATCGACATAAATAAAACCATAGCGTTTACTCATTTCGGCCGTTCCGGAGCTGACTAAATCAATCGGCCCCCACGGCAGATAAGCCAAGACCTTGACGCCATCCTGCAGCGCTTCTGCAACAGCCTGGATATGCTGACGCAGATAGTCAATCCGATAGTCGTCATGAACTGTCCCATCCGTAAAAATATCCTCATAACCGAATCCGTTTTCAGCAATCATGATGGGTTTCTGGTAACGATCCCAATACTGACTGATCGCGTTGTACATGCCCAAGGGATCAATCGTCCAACCCCACGCATTCGCTTTTAAATATGGATTTTCACTGATTGAGGCGGGATTCATCGTATTCTTTTGGGAGTCCAGAGTCCGTGAATAGTAATATGAGAAAGCCAGAAAGTCCAATGTATTCTCTTTCAACAGAATCTTATCCGCTTCGGTAATTTCAACATGAATATCATTTTCTTTGAAATATCTCAGCATGAAACCAGGATATTCCCCACGCAAAGGTACATCCGCATAAAAATATTGCATTCGATTTCGTTTCATCGTAAAGACGATATCTTCCGGCCGGCAGGTCATTGGATAATACGTACAATCTGCCAGCATTATTCCGATTTTAATCGCAGGGTTGATTTTTTTGGCATAAGCTTTAATCTGAGCGTCAATCAAAAATTGATGATGAATTGCAATGTACTGATCTTCGGTCAAATTCTTCGTTTGATCTCTTAAAATTCCTAAGGATTTAAAAGAACAGTATTGAATCAGATTGGTTTGATTAAAGGGTATCCAGTATTTAACCAAACTACCGTAACGATCCAGCAGCACGGTCGCATAACGAACCATGAATTCGATCAGCTTGGGATTTTTAAAACCGCCGTATTCCGTCAGCAGAGGCAGCGGAATATCATAATGAAACATCGTCACAATCGGTTCCATTCCGGCTGCAATCACTTCCTGAATTACTTTGTCATAGAACTGCAGCCCTTTTTCATTGGGCTTAAGCTCATCCCCGCGAGGGAAAATCCGCGGCCAGGCGATCGAAAACCGAAAGCTGTTCATGCCCATCTCTTTTAATAAAGCAATATCTTCTTTATAGCGATGATAGAAATCATTGCCATAACGTTTCGGATAATACCCTTCCTGATCGGCAACCGCTGCGGTTAACGTCGCCAGAGTATGTTCATTCTCCACTAATTTTTTTCGATAATGTACCCGATCCAGTTTGGCATTGTACCGATGAATATCCGAAGTGGAAAGACCGCGCCCATCAACATCATAGGCCCCTTCCATCTGACACGCAGCTGTCGCCCCGCCCCAAAGGAAATCCTCCGGAAACTTAAATCTTTCTTTTTCCATTCTTTACCCTTCCCTTTTCACTTCGTTCTGATTCACAATCAATTCGTATAATTCTATCAATCGTTTTATATTGTTGATTTCACACATCGTCGTCATTAAATGATCCTGAGCATGGGTAAACAACAGGGAAGATTCATGAACGATACCGCGTGCCTCTTCCTGGATCATCTGCGTCTGTGCCTGATGGGCCTTCAAGATTCCTTCGCGATCTGCTTGTTCCAGCTTGCGGTAAGCTTCCACAAATTTTTTTTCTTTAGCATATTGAAAAGCCTCATCTGCCATGGTTCTTGCGTTGCCGGAATGCAGAATAATCTGCATTGCCATCTGATTTAAGTCAATATCAGAAGATTCTAAACGTTCATCATCAGTATAAGTCATTTTGATATTCCTTTCTTTTTTTGTTGAAGCTACCTTTAATCCAATTGATCCAACTGCAGTTCGTTTTGCTCCTCAGCAATTCTTTGTTTCTCATAAACCTTAAAGAACGGATACCAGGTTGCCAGATAAAGGATAAACAAGATGACGTAAACAAGAACTGCACGCAAATCCTCCGTGATCATAACACTCGACAAAGGGGCAGGAATCTGTCCGACTTGAATCATTTTAGACGGTATATTCAGCAGACCACTGCGCATTGTAAACCAAACGACCAACGGGCCAGTAATCGAATTGATCCACATAGGCACCATCAGCAGCGGATTCATAACAATCGGCGCACTGTACATAATCGGCTCATTAATATTGAATATCGAAGGTAAAATCGTCAGCCTACCTACTGTCTTTAAGCTTTTTGATTTAGAGAAACACATCAGCAAATTCAAAGTCAAGGTCGCTCCCATTCCGCCCATCGTAATCAGACCGGCTGTGAATACCGCTTCATTGGTGGCGATGTTCATCGGTGCCAGACCCGCCTCCACCGCTGCGATATTAGCTGCAATGCCAGCCATAAAAATCGGGGTCTTTACACCATTCCACAGCCAGTGAGAAATGCCCAGGGTGTAGAAAAATGTCATTAAGAAAATTAACAGAACAAACCCCGGCAAAGTCTGGCCAAAATTCTGAATAGGGGAAAACAGCAGGAGAACCAAAGCAAACAGGTCGATATTTAAATAGAAGGTCAGGAAGACAGTCAGTCCAATCGAGGTGATAATCGGGATAATATTCTGAACCCATCCGATCACAAAATCCGGCAGACTTGAATTACTTAATAAGTTGAGTTTACCTACAAGATGGAAAAGAATGGATACCATATAGCCTGCAGCAATGCCTACAATGATCCCGGTTGGGCCAAAGCGATTAAATTCAACGGTGAACATCCCATTGGCATCCAATACCGGTTTAATAAACATAATGAAAACAGAGATGGCGGTTAAACCGGCATTGATCGTATATTGTGTATGACCTAATTTTTCCATCATTTGATTAGCGACCATGAAGGCTGTCAATAACCCCAGCATGCCGAAAGAGAAGTTGATGATCCGAATAAAGTTGGGCAAAGCCGGAATATATGAACGCAGAACATTATACAGATGAATACAGGATCCCGTCAGAATAAAGGGGATAATCTTCTGCATGGAACTGGATAATGCAGCTACAACCGGTTTTTGCGAAAATTTATTCATTGTTGGTGTAAATGAATTTGTCAGCCAATTCATAAATCGTTTCATAAGTTATTCTTTCCTCCCTTACAGATCGTTTT belongs to Holdemania massiliensis and includes:
- a CDS encoding ClbS/DfsB family four-helix bundle protein; this translates as MSRPTTKQDLIAAANTNYDKLLNLISTMTETELNTPFHFEQDEKKKEAHWKRDQNLKDVLIHLYEWHQLLLNWYAANQSGDPKPFIPEPYNWKTYGVMNVGFWKKHQATTLKQAKLQLDQSHKEVVALAETLTNEQLFAKGSYSWVGGSTLGSYFISCTSSHYDWAMKKLKAHIKNCKA
- a CDS encoding glycoside hydrolase family 1 protein encodes the protein MEKERFKFPEDFLWGGATAACQMEGAYDVDGRGLSTSDIHRYNAKLDRVHYRKKLVENEHTLATLTAAVADQEGYYPKRYGNDFYHRYKEDIALLKEMGMNSFRFSIAWPRIFPRGDELKPNEKGLQFYDKVIQEVIAAGMEPIVTMFHYDIPLPLLTEYGGFKNPKLIEFMVRYATVLLDRYGSLVKYWIPFNQTNLIQYCSFKSLGILRDQTKNLTEDQYIAIHHQFLIDAQIKAYAKKINPAIKIGIMLADCTYYPMTCRPEDIVFTMKRNRMQYFYADVPLRGEYPGFMLRYFKENDIHVEITEADKILLKENTLDFLAFSYYYSRTLDSQKNTMNPASISENPYLKANAWGWTIDPLGMYNAISQYWDRYQKPIMIAENGFGYEDIFTDGTVHDDYRIDYLRQHIQAVAEALQDGVKVLAYLPWGPIDLVSSGTAEMSKRYGFIYVDQDDLGHGSKNRYRKDSFYWYQKVIASRGSDL
- a CDS encoding PTS lactose/cellobiose transporter subunit IIA: MTYTDDERLESSDIDLNQMAMQIILHSGNARTMADEAFQYAKEKKFVEAYRKLEQADREGILKAHQAQTQMIQEEARGIVHESSLLFTHAQDHLMTTMCEINNIKRLIELYELIVNQNEVKREG
- a CDS encoding PTS sugar transporter subunit IIC, which codes for MKRFMNWLTNSFTPTMNKFSQKPVVAALSSSMQKIIPFILTGSCIHLYNVLRSYIPALPNFIRIINFSFGMLGLLTAFMVANQMMEKLGHTQYTINAGLTAISVFIMFIKPVLDANGMFTVEFNRFGPTGIIVGIAAGYMVSILFHLVGKLNLLSNSSLPDFVIGWVQNIIPIITSIGLTVFLTFYLNIDLFALVLLLFSPIQNFGQTLPGFVLLIFLMTFFYTLGISHWLWNGVKTPIFMAGIAANIAAVEAGLAPMNIATNEAVFTAGLITMGGMGATLTLNLLMCFSKSKSLKTVGRLTILPSIFNINEPIMYSAPIVMNPLLMVPMWINSITGPLVVWFTMRSGLLNIPSKMIQVGQIPAPLSSVMITEDLRAVLVYVILFILYLATWYPFFKVYEKQRIAEEQNELQLDQLD